The following proteins are encoded in a genomic region of Arachis ipaensis cultivar K30076 chromosome B02, Araip1.1, whole genome shotgun sequence:
- the LOC107624994 gene encoding diacylglycerol O-acyltransferase 3, cytosolic translates to MEVSGTVLRNITCPSFSMHVSSRRGGGGGCVSVPVRLRKKAVVRCCCGFNDSGNVRYYGDEKKKKEENGTAVLSTKKKLKMLKKRVLFDDLQGNLTSDAAEVLMKQLEQARAEEKELKRKRKQEKEAKLKASKMNTNPDCESSSSSSESESSESECDNEVVDMKKNMKVGVAVADSPPKAETMIYTPPLLPEDVSVNDHHHKIMELFSRNNDISVGSINGSLKNENTAVITTESIPQKRIEVCMGNKCKKSGSIALLQEFERVVGAEGGADAAAVVGCKCMGKCKSAPNVRIQNSTADKIAEGFNDSVKVPANPLFVGVALEDVETIVARFLGENQESTNE, encoded by the exons ATGGAGGTTTCCGGCACCGTTCTAAGGAATATCACGTGCCCTTCCTTTTCCATGCACGTGAGTTCCCgtcgtggtggtggtggtggttgcgtTTCGGTGCCGGTGAGGCTGAGGAAAAAGGCGGTCGTGCGTTGTTGCTGCGGGTTCAATGATTCGGGGAATGTGCGGTATTACGGGgacgagaagaagaagaaggaggagaatggAACCGCTGTGTTGAGCACCAAGAAGAAGCTCAAGATGCTGAAGAAACGTGTCCTTTTCGATGATCTTCAAGGAAATCTAACTTCG GATGCCGCTGAAGTTTTGATGAAGCAGCTAGAGCAAGCAAGGGCAGAGGAGAAGGAattgaagagaaaaaggaagcaaGAGAAGGAGGCAAAACTCAAAGCCTCTAAGATGAACACCAACCCTGATTGTGAATCGTCATCGTCATCATctgaatctgaatcaagtgagaGTGAATGTGACAATGAGGTGGTTGATATGAAGAAGAACATGAAGGTTGGTGTTGCGGTAGCTGATTCCCCACCAAAGGCAGAAACCATGATATATACTCCTCCCTTGTTGCCTGAGGATGTTAGTGTTAATGACCATCATCATAAGATCATGGAATTATTCTCTAGAAACAATGACATATCAGTTGGAAGCATTAATGGTAGCCTTAAGAATGAGAATACTGCGGTTATTACCACTGAATCTATTCCTCAGAAGAGGATTGAGGTATGCATGGGAAACAAGTGCAAGAAATCAGGATCTATTGCATTGTTGCAAGAATTTGAGAGAGTGGTTGGTGCTGAAGGAGGTGCTGATGCTGCTGCTGTTGTTGGATGCAAGTGCATGGGGAAGTGCAAGAGTGCACCTAATGTGAGGATTCAGAACTCTACTGCGGATAAAATAGCTGAGGGGTTCAATGATTCAGTTAAGGTTCCAGCTAATCCTCTTTTCGTTGGGGTTGCATTGGAGGATGTTGAAACCATTGTTGCCAGATTCTTGGGCGAGAATCAGGAAAGTACTAATGAATAG